In Naumovozyma dairenensis CBS 421 chromosome 2, complete genome, the following are encoded in one genomic region:
- the ASN1 gene encoding asparagine synthase (glutamine-hydrolyzing) 1 (similar to Saccharomyces cerevisiae ASN2 (YGR124W) and ASN1 (YPR145W); ancestral locus Anc_3.483) — protein MCGIFAAFKHEDVHAFKPRALQLSKRIRHRGPDWSGNVIKNTTILAHERLAIVGLDSGAQPITSPCGNYTLCVNGEIYNHIQIREQFPDYPFKTLSDCEPIIPLYLKHDIDTPKHLDGMFAWCLYDSKQDRIIAARDPIGITTLYMGRNSKTPQTVFFASELKCLTDDCDSIIAFPPGHVYDSKTDQITRYFTPDWLDEQRIPENKLDLTAIRESLESAVRKRLMAEVPFGVLLSGGLDSSLIASIAARETEKANAQATLDNENANDETSKAHLTGVDDEGHLHNGGWSKLHSFAIGLPNAPDLQAARKVAKFIGSIHHEHTFTLQEGLDALDDVIYHLETYDVTTIRASTPMFLLSRKIKAQGVKMVLSGEGSDEIFGGYLYFAQAPSAAEFHTESVKRVNNLHLADCLRANKSTMAWGLEARVPFLDRDFLQLCMNIDPKEKMINQAEGRIEKYILRKAFDTSDDPEAKPYLPEEILWRQKEQFSDGVGYSWIDGLKDTAERVISDAMFENPKDHWGTDIPTTKEAYWYRLKFDALYPQKTAADTVMRWIPKADWGCAEDPSGRYAKIHEKHVNA, from the coding sequence ATGTGTGGTATTTTCGCAGCATTCAAACATGAAGACGTTCATGCCTTCAAACCAAGAGCTCTACAACTTTCTAAAAGAATTAGACACCGTGGTCCAGATTGGTCAGGTAACGTCATCAAAAACACCACTATCTTAGCCCACGAAAGATTAGCCATTGTCGGTCTAGATTCCGGTGCTCAACCAATCACTTCCCCATGCGGTAACTACACATTATGTGTCAACGGTGAAATTTATaatcatattcaaataagAGAACAATTCCCAGATTATCCATTCAAAACCTTAAGTGATTGTGAACCTATCATCccattatatttaaaacATGACATTGACACTCCAAAACATTTAGACGGTATGTTCGCTTGGTGTTTATATGATTCTAAACAAGATCGTATCATCGCAGCAAGAGATCCAATCGGTATAACAACTTTATACATGGGTCGTAACTCCAAAACTCCACAAACTGTATTCTTCGCATCTGAATTGAAATGTTTAACTGATGATTGTGATAGTATCATCGCATTCCCACCAGGTCACGTGTACGATTCAAAGACTGACCAAATTACTCGTTATTTCACTCCTGATTGGTTAGATGAACAAAGAATCccagaaaataaattggaTTTGACCGCTATTAGAGAATCTTTAGAATCTGCAGTCAGAAAGAGATTAATGGCTGAAGTCCCATTTGGTGTCTTATTATCTGGTGGGTTagattcttctttaattgcATCTATTGCTGCTCGTGAAACTGAAAAGGCAAACGCTCAAGCCACATTGGACAATGAAAACGCTAATGATGAAACTTCTAAGGCTCATTTGACTGgtgttgatgatgaaggtCATTTACATAATGGTGGTTGGTCAAAATTACATTCTTTCGCTATTGGGTTACCAAACGCTCCAGATTTACAAGCTGCTAGAAAAGTCGCTAAATTCATTGGATCTATTCATCATGAACATACTTTCACTTTACAAGAAGGTTTAGATGCATTGGATGATGTTATTTATCATTTGGAAACTTATGATGTTACCACTATTAGAGCTTCCACTCCAATGTtcttattatcaagaaagaTTAAAGCTCAAGGTGTTAAGATGGTTCTTTCTGGTGAAGGTtctgatgaaatttttggTGGTTATCTATATTTCGCTCAAGCTCCATCTGCTGCTGAATTCCATACTGAATCCGTTAAGAGAGTTAATAACTTACATTTAGCTGATTGTTTAAGAGCTAACAAATCTACAATGGCTTGGGGTCTTGAAGCTCGTGTCCCATTCTTAGATAGAGATTTCTTACAATTATGTATGAACATTGAtccaaaggaaaaaatgaTTAATCAAGCTGAAGGTCgtattgaaaaatacaTCTTAAGAAAGGCATTCGATACATCTGATGATCCAGAAGCTAAACCTTACTTACCAGAAGAAATCTTATGGAGACAAAAGGAACAATTCTCTGATGGTGTAGGTTATTCATGGATTGATGGGTTGAAAGATACTGCTGAAAGAGTCATTAGTGATGCTATGTTTGAAAATCCAAAGGATCATTGGGGTACCGATATTCCAACTACAAAGGAAGCTTATTGGTATAGATTGAAATTCGACGCTTTATACCCACAAAAGACTGCCGCTGATACTGTCATGAGATGGATTCCAAAGGCTGATTGGGGTTGTGCTGAAGATCCTTCTGGTAGATATGCTAAGATTCATGAAAAACATGTTAATGCTTAA
- the NDAI0B05820 gene encoding uncharacterized protein (similar to Saccharomyces cerevisiae YPR145C-A; ancestral locus Anc_3.484): MNYFQMSFLKDISKSVKNIFTSDDKKGSKPTVITRYDLLNSSNVQNRRSFSMERHKNQRHRRDTISTEKTMLSSRHTA; the protein is encoded by the coding sequence ATGAATTATTTCCAAATGAGTTTTTTAAAGGATATATCAAAAAGTgtcaaaaatatattcacaTCTGATGATAAGAAAGGTTCTAAACCAACAGTAATAACACGGTATGATTTGcttaattcttcaaatgtaCAAAATAGAAGATCCTTTTCCATGGAAAGGCATAAGAATCAACGTCATAGGCGAGATACTATATCCACTGAAAAAACAATGCTAAGTAGTCGGCATACTGCTTAA